The following DNA comes from Anopheles coustani chromosome 2, idAnoCousDA_361_x.2, whole genome shotgun sequence.
ATCGGCTCTAGTAGAGTTTATCTGCTGGTTGGTTAAGGGGATCTTTTCGCTCTTTCTCTTTATGTGGCTTAACTGATTACGGATTCTTTCCCGGAGTCATACAATTACCGTCTGGGTAGCGCTTCTGGAACGAGCTAATTAATTCCGGGTCCACCAGTCTTATGCCATCCAGTTGGTTGCCCAAAGTGATCCTGTGAAAAGAGGGAGAAAATGTACCGTTTGATGAGTTCCAATAGAAAGGCGGGATTTCGACGGTTTACTACCAATTGGGTTGAACGTTGTGTGGTCGCCCGAACAACTCGATCTTTCTCGTGCCGGGGCTTAGCCGCTCGATGATGCCGTAGATTTCATCCGGCTTGTGACTGGTGGCACGCACTTCAGCCACAATCACGTCACAATCCAGTCCGCGGTTCAGGTTAGGAGGATTGCCCTTCATTCCCACCAGGCAGTGCTCCTTTCCGTGGTTCAACCAGTGCCCGGTACGGCCTGTGCGGATGATCCGCTGCAGCTGATTCGTTTTCACCCAGATCAGTTCGTCCACGCGCTCATAGCCCCACAGCTTTAAGCACTCTCGACCCAGCTCCATGGCGCGCCCGGTTACCCAAAGGAAGATAAGCCCGTCATCTTGCAGTGCCGGCACACCCAGCTGTCGCATTTCATCGTCCGACATCGTACCGTACGGAAGCTCCATATGAATGTCCCACGGTGGGTCGGCCATCACGACCGCAAACTTCCCCAGCACGGTCATGTCCAGAAAGCGCAGGTCGCACTGGATCCACTGTGGTGGATAGAGGGTGGCGCAAGGGTCCGTATTCGGACGCTTCTGGCCGACGGTCCGCTCGTCGGTGGGTTCGCACTTGGCAGGCACGCTACTGGGCGCTTGGCCAACGACAGTGTCTACCTCGTAATGGACGTACTTGCAGGTGTCCATGTGAAAGCAGGTATTCAAAAAACTACAGTCACCCAGCGTTTCGTCCGTGTGGTTCTGTATGATCTTCTTGAAATGTAGTTTGTTACATTGgtatttcactttttcaccGGACTCCGGTTCCTTTTTCACCTCGAGcacaccatttttgcagcCTTCGACCTCCGTCGTAATTATAGTCACTTCGTCATCCGTATCTTTGTCCACCTCCTCATCGGCATCCTTCCGCTTTTGTTCTTCTGCGGCCGCGGCCTCGTTGGTTGCCTCTATCGATCGCATGCATTCGACGCGCGTGCCGTGTGG
Coding sequences within:
- the LOC131262703 gene encoding N6-adenosine-methyltransferase MT-A70-like protein isoform X1, translating into MSSWEDVHAVKVKRNSLREKLEKRKKERQDLLGNNSPSGTGGVAGLIKLEAGSSLGDDKGKHLLTTIKLEHGGSADIDAEVEKCLVQVLADQSLILPTNSAQITERVERSIQKPVQRDSIAYYLHKLAGQNLVNIKEVSIGGTVGYEVISVEHTNLQALHNDMGMNHVRMASEDRETGGTKRKAENTKGDETGKMARGPGGSSTNSSESSSLGCKASDIMSLLSLPSTREKQSKKVGEEILELLSKPTAKERSLAEKFKSQGGAQVMEFCPHGTRVECMRSIEATNEAAAAEEQKRKDADEEVDKDTDDEVTIITTEVEGCKNGVLEVKKEPESGEKVKYQCNKLHFKKIIQNHTDETLGDCSFLNTCFHMDTCKYVHYEVDTVVGQAPSSVPAKCEPTDERTVGQKRPNTDPCATLYPPQWIQCDLRFLDMTVLGKFAVVMADPPWDIHMELPYGTMSDDEMRQLGVPALQDDGLIFLWVTGRAMELGRECLKLWGYERVDELIWVKTNQLQRIIRTGRTGHWLNHGKEHCLVGMKGNPPNLNRGLDCDVIVAEVRATSHKPDEIYGIIERLSPGTRKIELFGRPHNVQPNWITLGNQLDGIRLVDPELISSFQKRYPDGNCMTPGKNP
- the LOC131262703 gene encoding N6-adenosine-methyltransferase MT-A70-like protein isoform X2, producing the protein MSSWEDVHAVKVKRNSLREKLEKRKKERQDLLGNNSPSGTGGVAGLIKLEAGSSLGDDKDIDAEVEKCLVQVLADQSLILPTNSAQITERVERSIQKPVQRDSIAYYLHKLAGQNLVNIKEVSIGGTVGYEVISVEHTNLQALHNDMGMNHVRMASEDRETGGTKRKAENTKGDETGKMARGPGGSSTNSSESSSLGCKASDIMSLLSLPSTREKQSKKVGEEILELLSKPTAKERSLAEKFKSQGGAQVMEFCPHGTRVECMRSIEATNEAAAAEEQKRKDADEEVDKDTDDEVTIITTEVEGCKNGVLEVKKEPESGEKVKYQCNKLHFKKIIQNHTDETLGDCSFLNTCFHMDTCKYVHYEVDTVVGQAPSSVPAKCEPTDERTVGQKRPNTDPCATLYPPQWIQCDLRFLDMTVLGKFAVVMADPPWDIHMELPYGTMSDDEMRQLGVPALQDDGLIFLWVTGRAMELGRECLKLWGYERVDELIWVKTNQLQRIIRTGRTGHWLNHGKEHCLVGMKGNPPNLNRGLDCDVIVAEVRATSHKPDEIYGIIERLSPGTRKIELFGRPHNVQPNWITLGNQLDGIRLVDPELISSFQKRYPDGNCMTPGKNP